One window of the Glycocaulis alkaliphilus genome contains the following:
- a CDS encoding DUF952 domain-containing protein, whose product MTDDVIYRFADPAVLGAAALSGSYEGEAHDQADGFIHCSARHQLEGTLAAHFEGVERVALAVIDAKALGGSLKWEKSRGGELFPHIYGALPFAAIMSVHILRRDDTGGWRLPEEL is encoded by the coding sequence ATGACTGATGATGTGATCTACCGTTTTGCCGATCCCGCCGTGCTGGGCGCTGCCGCGCTGTCGGGCAGCTATGAGGGCGAGGCCCACGACCAAGCCGATGGCTTCATCCATTGCTCGGCCCGCCATCAGCTGGAAGGCACGCTTGCAGCCCATTTTGAGGGCGTGGAGCGCGTAGCGCTGGCCGTGATCGACGCAAAGGCGCTGGGCGGCAGTCTGAAATGGGAAAAGTCGCGCGGCGGAGAGCTGTTTCCGCATATTTACGGGGCGCTGCCGTTCGCCGCGATTATGTCTGTGCATATTCTGCGGCGTGACGATACGGGCGGCTGGCGCCTGCCGGAGGAGCTGTAA
- a CDS encoding S24 family peptidase: protein MLTHAQVWRGIDRLAQRAGTTPSGLARQAGLDPTTFNPSKRVASSDSKPRWPSTESLAKALEAAKVSFAEFAGLATDTIAGRSVPLIGLAQAGNQGFFDDAGFPVGSGWEEVIFPGLDDEACYALEISGESMLPVYRPGDRIVVAPHAQLRRGDRVVAKLRSGEVMAKELGRTTARTVELVSLNAEYETRVLDVSDLVWMARIVWASQ, encoded by the coding sequence ATGCTCACCCACGCCCAGGTCTGGCGCGGTATTGACCGGCTTGCCCAGCGCGCAGGAACGACGCCATCCGGCCTCGCCCGGCAAGCGGGGCTGGACCCGACCACCTTCAACCCGTCAAAGCGCGTGGCCTCATCGGACAGCAAGCCGCGCTGGCCCTCCACCGAGAGCCTGGCCAAGGCGCTGGAAGCCGCCAAGGTCAGCTTTGCCGAATTCGCAGGCCTTGCCACCGACACGATTGCCGGACGCTCTGTGCCGCTGATCGGTCTGGCACAAGCCGGCAATCAGGGCTTTTTCGATGATGCGGGCTTTCCGGTCGGGTCCGGCTGGGAAGAGGTGATCTTTCCGGGGCTTGATGACGAGGCGTGCTATGCGCTGGAAATCTCCGGCGAATCCATGCTGCCGGTTTACCGGCCCGGAGACCGGATCGTGGTTGCCCCCCACGCCCAGCTGCGCCGCGGCGACCGGGTGGTGGCCAAGCTGCGCTCCGGCGAGGTGATGGCCAAGGAGCTAGGCCGCACCACGGCGCGCACGGTGGAGCTGGTCTCGCTCAACGCCGAGTACGAGACCCGCGTGCTGGATGTCAGCGATCTGGTCTGGATGGCCCGCATCGTCTGGGCGAGCCAGTAG
- a CDS encoding alpha/beta hydrolase, giving the protein MTILAALAVSLLLAADTPVPSLLGYPPCSTAEAFNPGENADLALRREIALEACRVPLALGTGDVEALLGDENFAFEVDGEELVIARRGSDLVNGVLNTRLAPVASAEGLFASRFRMARLNAGLLTFYVISIDGDRINMDATFSWRGPDAPLVPEEDDEGELAGELLETVLWSEALGETRRLRVYLPPGHDAGNSYPAVFFTDGEAENVARRLEPEMLAGRLPAMVLIGALAGQAGIVEDRSDLAGDLRNVDYLPGGSGTLNRFDAHLTFFADELVEHALENWGISPDPALRGVFGYSSGAAFSLQAGFRRPDRFGHAFSMSTGHGPINDAGTAPDNAARFYFTAGRYESLFMYHARISAAALDAAGYDVRFETFSTGHTREADTIMLIPFLRDAFGVD; this is encoded by the coding sequence ATGACAATACTTGCCGCATTGGCCGTCAGTCTCCTGTTGGCCGCTGACACGCCCGTTCCCAGTCTTCTCGGTTACCCGCCCTGCTCCACCGCCGAAGCCTTCAATCCCGGCGAGAACGCAGACCTCGCCCTGCGCCGCGAGATCGCGCTGGAGGCCTGCCGCGTGCCGCTGGCGCTTGGTACAGGCGATGTCGAGGCCCTGCTGGGCGATGAGAACTTTGCGTTCGAGGTTGATGGCGAGGAGCTGGTGATCGCGCGGCGCGGCAGTGATCTTGTCAATGGTGTGCTCAACACCCGGCTGGCACCTGTTGCCAGCGCCGAGGGGCTGTTTGCCAGCCGTTTCCGGATGGCCCGGCTGAACGCAGGCCTGCTGACCTTCTACGTCATCTCGATCGATGGCGACCGGATAAACATGGACGCCACCTTTTCGTGGCGTGGGCCGGATGCCCCTCTGGTTCCTGAAGAGGACGACGAAGGGGAACTTGCAGGTGAGTTGTTAGAGACGGTGCTGTGGAGTGAGGCACTGGGAGAAACCCGCCGTCTGCGCGTCTATCTGCCGCCCGGCCACGATGCCGGCAACAGCTATCCGGCAGTATTCTTCACCGATGGAGAAGCCGAAAATGTGGCGCGCAGGCTGGAACCTGAAATGCTGGCTGGCCGCCTGCCCGCCATGGTGCTGATCGGTGCCCTAGCTGGTCAGGCCGGGATCGTCGAGGATCGCTCCGATCTGGCAGGCGATCTGCGCAATGTGGACTACCTTCCCGGCGGCTCTGGCACCCTTAACCGCTTTGATGCGCACCTCACCTTCTTCGCTGACGAATTGGTGGAGCACGCTCTGGAGAACTGGGGCATCAGCCCTGATCCGGCCCTGCGCGGTGTTTTCGGCTATTCCAGTGGCGCTGCCTTTTCGCTGCAGGCCGGTTTTCGCCGTCCGGACAGGTTCGGCCACGCCTTTTCCATGTCCACGGGGCATGGCCCCATCAACGACGCAGGCACGGCGCCGGACAATGCGGCCCGCTTCTACTTCACCGCAGGACGGTATGAGAGCCTCTTCATGTACCACGCCCGCATATCAGCCGCAGCGCTCGATGCCGCTGGCTATGATGTCCGCTTCGAGACGTTTTCCACCGGTCACACCCGCGAGGCCGATACGATCATGCTGATCCCGTTCCTGCGTGATGCGTTCGGCGTCGATTAG
- a CDS encoding alpha/beta hydrolase → MMIATAVAASLLVLVDSPDPDLLDYPYCSAAEAFDPAGDADLALRREIALDACRLPLALSLGDVESMLGDEDFAFEIDGEELVAARRGSGANRLHGALNASLPELEGTDGIHAARFRLAELQAAWLKFYVFPEGATQITLDMMPGWEGPDAPPKAVVENDGGIEGELIATELWSEALGETRRLYVYLPPGHDPAASYPAVFFGDGGVVNHFGRLIEPRIADGSLPPMVLVGAESGQQGIVEDRSDVERDLRNADYLPGGIRGVDRFDAHLIFFADELVEHAITHWGASPDPVLRGVFGRSSGGAFSLQAGFRRPDRFGHAFSMSTGRGPVREADPAPENAARFYFAAGLYEPTFLYNAHISANALQAAGYEVRIEALAAGHTQEIDEVMLIPFLRDAFGVD, encoded by the coding sequence ATGATGATCGCAACGGCCGTGGCGGCCAGCCTTCTGGTTCTCGTCGACAGCCCAGACCCCGATCTGCTGGATTATCCGTACTGCTCGGCCGCAGAAGCTTTTGACCCGGCAGGCGACGCAGACCTCGCCCTGCGCCGAGAGATTGCACTGGATGCCTGCCGTCTTCCGCTGGCGCTGAGCCTTGGCGACGTCGAGTCGATGCTCGGCGATGAGGATTTCGCGTTCGAGATTGACGGCGAGGAACTCGTTGCCGCGCGGCGCGGCAGCGGCGCAAACCGCCTGCACGGTGCGCTCAACGCCTCGCTGCCGGAGCTGGAGGGCACCGACGGGATACATGCGGCCCGGTTCCGGCTGGCGGAACTTCAGGCCGCATGGCTCAAATTCTACGTGTTTCCCGAAGGCGCCACCCAGATCACCCTCGACATGATGCCGGGATGGGAGGGGCCCGATGCACCGCCGAAAGCCGTTGTGGAGAACGATGGCGGGATCGAGGGCGAGCTGATCGCCACCGAGTTGTGGAGCGAGGCACTGGGCGAGACGCGCCGCCTCTACGTCTACCTGCCACCTGGCCACGATCCCGCTGCCAGCTACCCGGCGGTGTTCTTTGGCGATGGCGGAGTGGTCAATCATTTCGGCCGCCTGATCGAACCGCGCATAGCGGATGGCAGCCTGCCGCCCATGGTGCTGGTGGGCGCAGAGTCCGGCCAGCAGGGTATTGTGGAAGACCGCTCCGACGTTGAGCGCGACCTGCGCAATGCGGACTATCTGCCCGGCGGGATTCGCGGTGTGGATCGCTTCGACGCGCACCTGATCTTCTTCGCCGACGAGCTGGTGGAGCACGCCATCACACACTGGGGCGCCAGCCCAGATCCGGTCTTACGCGGCGTGTTTGGCCGTTCCAGCGGGGGTGCGTTCTCACTGCAGGCAGGGTTCAGGCGCCCTGACAGATTCGGTCACGCCTTCTCCATGTCCACGGGCCGTGGCCCGGTGCGCGAAGCCGATCCGGCTCCTGAGAACGCCGCACGTTTCTACTTCGCGGCCGGACTGTATGAGCCCACCTTCCTCTACAACGCCCATATATCGGCCAATGCCCTGCAGGCCGCGGGCTATGAGGTCCGCATAGAGGCGCTGGCGGCAGGCCATACGCAGGAGATCGACGAGGTCATGCTGATCCCGTTCCTGCGTGATGCGTTCGGCGTCGACTAG
- a CDS encoding lysine--tRNA ligase: MTEYSALAANAKAWPFELARELLKRVEKRGDASKPVVFETGYGPSGLPHIGTFGEVVRTTMVRHAFEVLTEGKIPTRLICVSDDMDGMRKVPGNIPNPEKLEAHLQRPLTDVPDPFGTHESFGHHNNARLRAFLDGFGFEYEFLSATELYRSGAYDQMLLTALERYDDIMKVMLPTLGEERRATYSPFLPLSPKTGRVLYVPMKAIDAKAGTITFDDEDGEELTLPVTGGNTKLQWKPDFGARWAALGVDFEMYGKDHQVNGAIYSRICRIIGAEPPVQFCYELFLDQVGEKISKTKGNGIAVEEWLRYAPAESLSLYMFQKPKTAKRLYFDVIPKAVDEYRQHLAAYSGQEPDKRIENPVWHIHSGEPPAPGADISFALMLNLVSAANASSKETLWGFIGRYAPDASPASEPFLDRLADYALAYYEDFVKPAKSYRAPNAQERAGLAGLVARLEALSPDERDAELIQTEVYSAGKDAGFEQLRDWFQALYEVLLGQSQGPRFGGFAAIYGLPRTIALIRRALDGEDLSKG, from the coding sequence ATGACTGAGTATTCCGCCCTAGCCGCCAACGCCAAAGCCTGGCCGTTCGAGCTCGCGCGGGAATTGCTCAAACGCGTGGAAAAGCGCGGCGATGCCTCAAAGCCCGTCGTGTTCGAGACCGGCTATGGCCCGTCCGGCCTGCCGCATATCGGCACGTTCGGCGAGGTGGTGCGCACCACCATGGTCCGCCATGCGTTCGAGGTGCTCACCGAGGGGAAAATCCCGACCCGCCTCATCTGTGTGTCCGACGATATGGACGGGATGCGCAAAGTGCCGGGCAATATCCCCAACCCGGAAAAGCTCGAAGCCCACCTCCAGCGCCCGCTGACCGATGTGCCCGATCCGTTCGGTACGCATGAGAGCTTTGGCCACCACAATAATGCCCGCCTGCGCGCGTTTCTGGACGGGTTCGGCTTTGAATACGAGTTTCTGTCCGCGACCGAGCTTTACCGCTCCGGCGCGTATGACCAGATGCTGCTGACGGCGCTGGAGCGTTATGACGACATCATGAAGGTGATGCTTCCGACACTCGGGGAAGAGCGCCGCGCCACCTACAGCCCCTTCCTGCCGCTAAGCCCGAAAACGGGCCGCGTGCTCTACGTGCCGATGAAAGCCATCGATGCGAAGGCCGGCACGATCACGTTTGATGATGAGGATGGCGAGGAGCTGACCCTGCCCGTCACCGGCGGCAACACCAAGCTGCAATGGAAGCCGGACTTTGGCGCGCGCTGGGCCGCGCTGGGCGTTGATTTCGAGATGTATGGCAAGGACCACCAGGTCAATGGTGCCATCTATTCGCGTATCTGCCGCATTATTGGCGCCGAGCCGCCGGTGCAGTTCTGCTACGAGCTGTTCCTGGATCAGGTGGGCGAGAAAATCTCCAAGACCAAGGGCAATGGCATCGCGGTGGAGGAATGGCTGCGCTATGCGCCGGCTGAAAGCCTGTCGCTTTACATGTTCCAGAAGCCGAAAACAGCCAAGCGGCTCTATTTCGATGTCATCCCCAAGGCCGTGGATGAGTATCGCCAGCATCTGGCCGCCTATTCCGGGCAGGAGCCGGACAAGCGTATCGAGAACCCGGTCTGGCACATCCATTCCGGCGAGCCGCCAGCCCCCGGCGCGGACATTTCCTTCGCGCTGATGCTGAATCTCGTCTCGGCGGCAAACGCGTCCAGCAAGGAGACGCTGTGGGGCTTTATCGGCCGCTATGCGCCGGACGCGAGCCCGGCGAGCGAGCCCTTCCTCGACCGGCTGGCCGACTATGCCCTTGCTTACTATGAGGACTTCGTCAAACCGGCCAAATCCTACCGCGCGCCGAACGCGCAGGAGCGGGCAGGGCTGGCAGGCCTCGTGGCGCGTCTCGAAGCGCTGTCACCCGATGAACGCGACGCAGAGCTGATCCAGACCGAGGTTTATTCCGCCGGCAAGGATGCAGGCTTTGAACAGCTGCGTGACTGGTTCCAGGCGCTCTACGAAGTGCTGCTCGGTCAGTCGCAAGGCCCGCGCTTTGGCGGGTTTGCCGCGATCTACGGCCTGCCGCGCACGATTGCCCTCATCCGCCGCGCGCTGGATGGCGAAGATCTGAGCAAGGGCTAG
- a CDS encoding helix-turn-helix transcriptional regulator — protein sequence MKNRLKDLRGERGWSQAHLAEQLDVSRQTVISLENGKYDPSLPLAFKIARLFGQPIEAIFDDGVEG from the coding sequence ATGAAGAACCGGCTGAAAGATCTGCGCGGTGAGCGCGGCTGGAGTCAGGCGCATCTGGCAGAGCAGCTGGATGTGTCGCGCCAGACCGTGATCTCGCTGGAGAACGGCAAGTATGATCCGTCCCTGCCGCTGGCGTTCAAAATCGCGCGCCTGTTTGGTCAGCCCATCGAGGCGATTTTTGACGATGGCGTAGAAGGCTGA